One genomic region from Pecten maximus chromosome 5, xPecMax1.1, whole genome shotgun sequence encodes:
- the LOC117327042 gene encoding LOW QUALITY PROTEIN: sialate O-acetylesterase-like (The sequence of the model RefSeq protein was modified relative to this genomic sequence to represent the inferred CDS: inserted 1 base in 1 codon), whose product MARNHWVLLCLALCNAAGLGSSTFKFASYYSDHMVLQQGAQGAIVWGTASHLREKVQLYLNGHTVGDGTHTFNSSGVITWMAKVSITGSNYGPYTIAAKSSEGTITLHDVMFGDVWVCSGQSNMEFNMGGLVNSSAEYVEASNYSNIRIFKSQHAQSSVELHDFSVAPATPWSVPTGGSLGGFSAVCWLFGKRLSSQFKYPIGLVESNWGGTKIEWWSSTSALSKCPTHGKRAIRNSDLWNAMMSPLTRNTIYGAIWYQGEANAGASDLYSCQFPTMIRDWRQRFSINSLHTTSLEFPFGFVQLAPFRAGQDNKNFPSLRWAQTADYGTVPNAKMPNTFMSVTLDLPDFDSPYGSIHPRFKHDVAARXGALGVAYHQSGLEFQGPFPSEYHFTGHSLNIEYNQGRAPIKVFANASNFEVCCSATKCDKNTGNWKPAPMTSHHISSVTLNTSQCGQEEVSAVRYAWRESPCPLKQCEVYGRDTELPGPPFYHSFH is encoded by the exons ATGGCTCGGAACCACTGGGTGCTGTTGTGTTTGGCCCTATGCAATGCTGCTGGCT TGGGCAGCTCAACATTTAAATTTGCCTCCTACTATAGTGACCATATGGTATTGCAGCAAGGTGCACAGGGGGCTATCGTGTGGGGAACAGCCTCGCACCTCAGAGAAAAGGTGCAGTTATACTTGAATGGCCATACGGTCGGTGATGGAACTCACACATTCAATTCCTCGGGGGTTATAACATGGATGGCAAAAGTAAGTATCACTGGTTCCAACTACGGGCCGTATACCATTGCTGCGAAGTCAAGTGAAGGGACAATAACTCTACATGACGTCATGTTTGGTGACGTGTGGGTGTGCTCCGGACAGAGTAACATGGAATTCAACATGGGTGGA CTCGTGAACTCTTCCGCGGAGTACGTGGAGGCGTCCAACTACAGCAATATCCGTATATTCAAGTCCCAGCATGCGCAGTCAAGTGTTGAACTGCACGACTTCTCCGTGGCACCCGCAACTCCGTGGTCTGTTCCCACAGGAG GAAGCCTGGGAGGGTTTTCGGCTGTATGTTGGTTATTTGGGAAACGGTTATCGTCACAATTCAAATATCCGATCGGATTAGTTGAGTCAAACTGGGGTGGAACGAAAATTGAATGGTGGTCTTCGACGTCTGCACTTAGTAAATGTCCTACTCACGGGAAAAG GGCCATTCGGAACTCGGATTTGTGGAATGCTATGATGAGTCCCCTTACTAGAAATACTATTTACGGAGCAATTTGGTATCAAG GGGAGGCTAATGCGGGAGCTTCTGATTTGTACAGCTGTCAGTTCCCAACCATGATTAGGGATTGGAGACAGAGGTTTAGCATCAACTCTCTACATACGACGTCCCTAGAGTTTCCATTTggatttgtacag CTAGCACCCTTCAGAGCTGGACAAGATAACAAAAATTTCCCATCCCTACGGTGGGCCCAAACAGCCGACTATGGAACTGTACCAAACGCGAAGATGCCAAATACATTTATGTCTGTGACTTTGGACCTTCCAGACTTTGATTCTCCGTATGGCAG CATACATCCACGTTTCAAACATGACGTTGCTGCCC CTGGCGCTCTCGGCGTGGCCTACCACCAGTCCGGATTGGAGTTTCAGGGTCCGTTCCCATCGGAGTACCATTTCACCGGACACTCCCTCAACATAGAGTACAACCAGGGAAGAGCGCCTATCAAGGTGTTTGCTAACGCCAGTAACTTTGAG GTTTGCTGTTCTGCAACGAAGTGTGATAAAAACACTGGAAATTGGAAACCTgcaccaatgacgtcacatcataTATCGTCGGTTACACTGAACACAAGTCAGTGTGGACAGGAAGAAGTGTCCGCCGTCCGATATGCGTGGCGGGAAAGTCCGTGTCCGTTAAAGCAGTGTGAAGTGTACGGACGGGATACCGAACTTCCTGGACCACCGTTCTACCACAGCTttcattaa
- the LOC117327041 gene encoding sialate O-acetylesterase-like, translated as MARNHWVLLCLALCNAAGLGSSTFKFASYYSDHMVLQQGAQGAIVWGTASHLREKVQLYLNGHTVGDGTHTFNSSGVITWMAKVSVTGSDYGPYTIAAKSSEGTITLHDVMFGDVWVCSGQSNMEFTMGGLVNSSAEYVEASNYSNIRIFKSQHAQSSVELHDFSVALVTPWSVPTRANLGRFSAVCWLFGKRLSSQFKYPIGLVESNWGGTKIEWWSSTSALSKCPTHGKRAIQNSDLWNAMMSPLTRNTIYGAIWYQGESNAGAYELYSCQFPAMIKDWRQKFSVNSLHTTSMEFPFGFVQLAPHRNGSEVKSIPSLRWAQTAGYGTVPNAKMPNTFMSVTLDLPDFNSPYGSIHPRFKHDVAARLALSALGVAYHRSGLEFQGPFPSEYRLTGHSLNIEYNQGRAPITVFANASNFEVCCSATKCDKNFGNWKPAPMTSHHISSVTLNTSQCGQVAVSAVRYAWRESPCLLKRCEVYGRDTELPGPPFYHSFH; from the exons ATGGCTCGGAACCACTGGGTGCTGTTGTGTTTGGCCCTATGCAATGCTGCTGGCT TGGGCAGCTCAACATTTAAATTTGCCTCCTACTATAGTGACCATATGGTATTGCAGCAAGGTGCACAGGGGGCTATCGTGTGGGGAACAGCCTCGCACCTCAGAGAAAAGGTACAGTTATACTTGAATGGCCATACGGTCGGTGATGGAACTCACACATTCAATTCCTCGGGGGTTATAACATGGATGGCAAAAGTAAGTGTCACTGGTTCCGACTACGGGCCGTATACCATTGCGGCGAAGTCAAGTGAAGGGACAATCACGCTACATGACGTCATGTTTGGTGATGTGTGGGTGTGCTCCGGACAGAGTAACATGGAATTCACCATGGGTGGA CTCGTGAACTCTTCTGCGGAGTACGTAGAGGCGTCCAACTACAGCAATATCCGTATATTCAAGTCCCAGCATGCGCAATCAAGTGTTGAACTGCACGACTTCTCCGTGGCACTCGTCACTCCGTGGTCTGTTCCAACTAGGG CAAACTTAGGTCGATTTTCGGCTGTATGTTGGTTATTTGGGAAACGATTATCGTCACAATTCAAATATCCGATCGGATTAGTTGAGTCAAACTGGGGTGGAACGAAAATTGAATGGTGGTCTTCGACCTCTGCACTTAGTAAATGTCCTACTCACGGGAAAAG GGCCATCCAAAACTCGGATTTGTGGAATGCTATGATGAGTCCTCTAACAAGAAATACTATATACGGAGCGATTTGGTATCAAG GGGAGTCTAATGCCGGAGCTTATGAGTTGTACAGCTGTCAATTTCCAGCAATGATCAAGGATTGGCGACAGAAATTTAGCGTCAACTCTCTACACACGACATCAATGGAGTTTCCATTCGGATTTGTACAG TTAGCACCCCACAGGAATGGATCGGAAGTTAAAAGTATCCCATCCCTGCGATGGGCCCAAACAGCCGGTTATGGAACTGTACCAAACGCGAAAATGCCAAATACATTTATGTCTGTGACTTTGGACCTTCCAGACTTCAATTCGCCGTATGGCAG CATACATCCACGTTTCAAGCATGACGTTGCAGCCCGACTGGCGCTATCGGCTCTCGGCGTGGCCTACCACCGGTCCGGATTGGAATTTCAGGGTCCGTTCCCATCGGAGTACCGTTTAACCGGACACTCCCTAAATATAGAGTATAACCAGGGAAGGGCGCCTATCACGGTGTTTGCTAACGCCAGTAACTTTGAG GTTTGCTGCTCTGCAACGAAGTGTGATAAAAACTTTGGAAATTGGAAGCCTgcaccaatgacgtcacatcataTATCGTCCGTTACACTGAACACAAGTCAGTGTGGACAGGTAGCGGTGTCCGCCGTCCGATATGCGTGGAGGGAAAGTCCTTGTCTTTTAAAGCGGTGTGAGGTTTACGGACGGGATACCGAGCTTCCGGGACCACCGTTCTACCACAGCTTtcattaa